A genomic stretch from Streptomyces sp. NBC_00341 includes:
- a CDS encoding TlrC/CarA/OleB/SrmB family ABC-F type ribosomal protection protein, producing MLTAQLSLQNVTRRYDDHVVLDDVSFSVKPGEKAGIIGDNGAGKSTLLRLIAGQDRPDNGELTVIAPGGSGYLAQSLALPPEATVQAAVDMALADLRELEARMHHAEAGLRGLAGAELTAALDAYAHMLAQYEARAGYEADARVDIALHGLGLPDLARDRTLGTLSGGERSRLALAATLASQPELLLLDEPTNDLDDQAVGWLEEHLRAHRGTVLAVTHDRVFLERVTTTILEVGEGKVTRHGDGYNGYLAAKAAERRRRLQEYAHWCTELARSQKLAATNVARLEAIPRKAPFAVFGHGGFRARGRGHGAMVRIRNAKERVERLTDKPVAPPPEPLVLAARMSTADGRTSQAAAELTGIRVEGRLHVPSLRIGGEERLLVTGPNGAGKTTLMRVLAGELRPDEGTVRTRGRVGHLRQEETPWPPGLTVPQAFAHGCGGELDERIDHLLSLGLFSPAELRLKVGELSYGQRRRIELARLVSEPVDLLLLDEPTNHLSPVLVEELEGALARYRGAVVVVTHDRRMRTRFTGRHVQLNAGHVAQFQATGAV from the coding sequence ATGCTTACTGCACAGCTATCTCTTCAGAACGTCACCCGCCGCTACGACGACCACGTCGTGCTGGACGACGTGTCCTTCAGCGTCAAGCCGGGCGAGAAGGCCGGCATCATCGGCGACAACGGAGCCGGAAAATCCACCCTGCTGCGACTGATCGCCGGCCAGGACCGGCCCGACAACGGCGAACTGACCGTGATCGCACCAGGCGGCTCGGGCTATCTGGCCCAGTCGTTGGCCCTGCCCCCCGAGGCCACCGTCCAGGCCGCAGTGGATATGGCTCTTGCCGACCTGCGTGAACTCGAAGCGCGTATGCACCACGCCGAAGCCGGACTCAGGGGCTTGGCGGGGGCGGAGCTCACCGCCGCGCTGGACGCCTACGCCCACATGCTCGCCCAGTACGAGGCGCGCGCCGGCTACGAAGCCGATGCCCGGGTGGACATCGCCCTGCACGGGCTCGGCCTGCCGGATCTGGCTCGGGACCGGACCCTGGGCACGCTTTCGGGCGGTGAGCGATCACGGCTGGCGCTGGCCGCGACCTTGGCGTCCCAGCCGGAGCTGCTACTGCTGGACGAGCCGACCAACGATCTGGACGACCAAGCGGTGGGCTGGCTGGAGGAACACCTGCGGGCGCATCGCGGCACGGTGCTCGCGGTCACCCACGACCGGGTGTTCCTGGAACGGGTCACCACCACGATCCTGGAGGTCGGCGAGGGCAAGGTGACGCGTCACGGCGACGGCTACAACGGCTACCTTGCCGCCAAGGCCGCTGAGCGGCGGCGCCGTCTGCAGGAGTACGCGCACTGGTGCACGGAGCTGGCCCGCAGTCAGAAGCTGGCCGCCACGAACGTGGCACGGCTGGAGGCGATCCCTCGCAAGGCGCCGTTCGCCGTGTTCGGCCACGGCGGCTTCCGTGCCCGCGGCCGTGGCCACGGGGCGATGGTCCGTATCCGCAATGCGAAGGAGCGTGTCGAACGGCTGACGGACAAGCCTGTCGCGCCGCCGCCCGAACCGCTGGTCCTCGCCGCTCGGATGTCCACCGCCGATGGTCGGACGTCGCAGGCCGCGGCGGAACTCACCGGCATCCGTGTCGAGGGCCGGCTGCACGTACCTTCGCTGCGGATCGGCGGCGAGGAGCGGCTGTTGGTCACCGGACCCAACGGGGCCGGCAAGACAACGCTCATGCGGGTGCTGGCGGGTGAGCTGCGGCCCGATGAGGGGACGGTGCGCACGCGGGGCCGAGTCGGGCACCTGAGACAGGAAGAGACACCGTGGCCGCCCGGCCTGACAGTCCCACAGGCGTTCGCCCACGGCTGCGGGGGCGAACTGGATGAGCGCATCGACCATCTTCTGTCCCTCGGCCTGTTCAGCCCTGCCGAGCTGCGCCTGAAAGTGGGCGAACTGTCCTATGGACAAAGGCGCCGGATCGAACTGGCCCGTCTCGTCAGCGAACCCGTCGACCTGTTGCTGCTGGACGAGCCCACCAACCATCTCTCCCCCGTCCTGGTCGAAGAACTGGAAGGAGCGCTGGCCCGCTACCGAGGCGCGGTCGTCGTCGTCACCCACGACCGCCGCATGCGAACCCGCTTCACCGGCAGGCACGTGCAACTGAACGCGGGCCACGTCGCACAGTT